One Raphanus sativus cultivar WK10039 unplaced genomic scaffold, ASM80110v3 Scaffold0091, whole genome shotgun sequence genomic window, GTGATCAGGCCGGTTGCTATACGGGAATTTCTCGGCCTTAAGAAATGCTTTGGCTTGGTCCAGTCGACCGCATTGAACTAACCCTTTGGTCAAGACCCTGAGAGTATCCTCGTTTGGGTAACCGCGGGATATGATGGATCGGTGGAAATCAAGAGCTTCGTCAACAAGACCTTGTTGAAAACGAGACTCGATGATGCAGTTGCAGCAGTTGTTGGTGGGTATAAGCTTATGCTTGTTGAAGAAGAAATCGTAGAGATCGTACGCGTCCTTGTGCCTTTTATGCAGACACATGCTTCGGATGATTAATTCACATGTACTCTCCGTCGCTTCCCCTTTTATTCTACTGAATGCAGCCAAACGAGCGTACTCCGCCGCCGTGTCTAGGTCGCCAACGGAGGCGATGAGGTACCACACTCTGAAACCTAGAGTGATTGGTCGGCAATCTGGATTTGACATTACGTCCTTGGCTCTTCTTGGCACCGCCGTCCTGTATGGCCGCCGACCAAGTATCACGCGGCGTATCATAGACATTACGTCCTCAGCAGGTTAGGGCTTTGGACGACGGcactaatacatatatatatatattaataataacagGGACTCCACCAAAATCTTGCTCAgcaagttaaaagaaaaaagagaaacttttttttaaatacataattaatgTCCGAATCTAATTCTAGATATTATTAGCAAACTTTAATATTGGGGCTGAGCAAATTGCTGCCTCTACTCAAGCTCAAATCCGTGGTTGAGTTCTGACCTAACATTGATTCTCTCGTTTTCTTTATTTCGCTGCAAGTTTCAGAGACTTCTCTTTGACGTTCGTTGCTTTAATATTATATCTCTATTCATTTGATCCTTCCTGGCTACATTCGTGACATGATTCTTATAGTTAAAAGTTGATGTTAGTTTCACTTGTAAACTCACTTTTGTTAAGagtaattattttgatttgtcaATGAATGGTTGTTTACGtagacaaaaaaagaagaggaaaaaagCATAGCAAAACTGAAAGATGAGTTGAGATGTGAGAAAAGTCAAGGAtgactaaataaaataaaatataattgtcttaaaaaaaaaaaggaatgcaaattttctttttagctGGCTCGATGAATAGCAAGctttcttaaatttaaaatcttcatCTTGTCCAACATCTTCATGGCATCATCGAGTCTCCCAACCTTAACATATCCATTGATCATTGCTCTGAATGTTGAGACATCAGGTCCCAACGCCATCAATTCGTCGTCTATGTTATTAAGGTCGTAACACATGACAGCAAAGAATGTCTCTGCCTCGGACATTTTTCCTTGTTCGCAGAGACAAGCAATGATGGTCCTATAACACGTCTTCCCGACACATTTGAAAGGGATAATAGTCTTTTCACTAAAAGACTTCAACATTATGCCGACAGTCTCGGAATCGCAGATTCCTTTAATCAATTCGAACAGTTCCCAAGCCTCTGTTTTCTTACCGTGCTCCACAAGAAGTTTCAAAACCCTGTTTCCAACAATGGGGTTCAGTAGTTCAGCCATATCCAAAACCGCCCAAATCTCCCGAGCTTCCTCATCTTTGCCTTGCTTGAACCAATACTCAATAAAAGAAACCTGAAAGAGTGCAATTGCCTTGTGATAGTCTCTCCATGGGAGTTTACTGTTGTTAGGTGATCCTTTCAGTTCCTCGAAGATTTGGCTAGCCTCTACGAATCTCCCTATATCCAAAAACCCGCGAATGAGGATGTCGTAGACCATGAAATAACAACGCCCCATGGATCTCACTAAATCACAAGCTTCGTCGAGTCTTTTGGCATCAACCAAGGCTTTCGTGAGTATCACGTAAGTCTCCATCCCTGGAGACGAGCGTCCGTCCAGGACTAGGTGACGGTAAAGCTCAAGAGCCTTGTCGACACAACCTTGGTCGCAGTGTGCTTTCATGATGAGATTGCAAGAGAGCGTGTTTGGAACGGTTTGACATTCGTTGAAAAAGTAATTGAACATAGAGAGGGCTTCGTCGTACCGTTTGGCTTCGCACATGGCTCCGATTACGGAATTGCAGATGAAGACAGTGTCTCTGTTCGCACGTAATTCTTCAGAGACAGCCAGGCGCGAGATACTCGCGGCTTCGTCGAGATTAGACATCTCGATCATTGCCGATACTCTGTAGCGCAGAGAAATTGGGCGGTTATCAATGCAGTTATGGCTGTTTGGATCTATTTTTGGGAGTGACGATGGGTCTCTTCCGACTGGGTAAGGTACGTACAACTTAGAAACCTTTGATACGGTCGGATTTTTTACTACGCGGCCGAGGAGAGACATGGTCCAAGAGAGCTGGTGCCGAGGAGTTAGGgttttgattattaatttatttgatccGGGAAACATCTACTGTGTCACATGTATTACTCCACAAAAATCTTGCTcagcaagtttttttttttttttctaaaaagaaattaaaacttAGGTGATGATTTTGCactagattttagtttttggaaaaacatgaatgatgattttagatttttgtttctagttttgatttttttgcttttagttatagaatagatattttgttattaataagtttaattttcattttattaatagtaaaatatttattggtaaataataaaatataaaatattattaccaAAATACACAtgcttattttaaaataaaaaaaacagcaaatacgaaataatataattctatGTTTAAACATATactacaaaaatagttttatgcttaaacatacatttatatatatatatatatatatatatatatatatactttaaattagAAATGTGTACATATGATATTTGCAGAAATACctatatataaaactttaaGTAAAATGTGCAAATATAATTCATTAACGGttaactataaaaaatattatgatgacaaaataaaaaaaattattatatgtgtaaaatttaacaaaacataACCACGTCATATAAATTTAGTATGATAGCAAGCAatcaatcaatttaaaatattgttgcTCTTTCGTTGTTAGACTTTggaatttttactattttattttaataaagtttatagattttaatggTGAGTAGATTCTTGCGAACGtaaatggaaaatatataatcattaaATAAGAATGAAGGAGTTgtcactaaaatttaaaaatttctaaaaaaaaatatacaaaagccAACGCCAACTTCTTCcgtaaaactaatatataaaatatagtttttgtttACAAATTGAACAGTTATTTTTTCTcgttaattatgttattacaaatTCTGAAAAACATTGCATAGATGATATTAGAATCAACAATAATACTTATCTTGTGAGAATTCATACTTGACTCCATCATCCTGAATCATCCTATGAAATCAATTCATGACAGTAGTCCTTGCATCATACTGAAAATTTTCTTGTAAGCTTTTTTCTCTAATCTTCTGCATAATCCGCCTTCTCCGAGAATTAAATCTAGATCTCCTCCTGTAGAAATTACGTTGCCTGAGATTCGAACCCCAAACATGGATGCAGAAGCCTTTAAATCTTGACCAATAGACCACGGTATTTCCACAAACCGTTATTTCAAAAactagtttaaaaaaaaaaatctaagaaatcTATTTTCCATAATTCTAGTTggataataaaatagtttttcaaaaacaaaaaccaaaaaccatttCGAAAACTACAAACAACCATCCTCTTAGTAATGGACTTAGCTACCCAGTCTCAACCCAACCCCAGAACCCTTGTTAACGTGGTTTGTTCTTCCAGAATTGATAGCTTtactaaaaaaaactattcttcAAGTCACATAAATCAAATCACGAAGATTCTAGTCCTGAAATTTGACTTAGAGTTCACTTTTgattaataatagaaaaaaattgccaaaacataacaaaaataattatattgtccatttgtcataatttttttagacTCAGATGTCTCTTGTTAACcttaaaaattcatatcaattattataagaatcagaaaaaataaaaaattatataaatgtacataaacaaaaaacagatcatatgaaaaataatttgattgACTAAATATTAGTAGAATACAATTTCATTTTTGATCTacggaaaataaaaaacaaaatctactGTCTACGAGCATGTAGATAGTAGTTTCGATTAactacacacatatatatatatatatatgctgcTCGTAGACTCTGAAATTTACCTAGTGGTAATTATTCTACCACCGCAGAATGAACCGGCTACGAGTTTCTTTAAGATCCGAACTACAGTATAATTCATGAacgaatgatttctatatatcTACTTACACAGAACCACAAAATCTGCCCATGTACCAATAATCtacgaaaataatattttattatctacTAAAATACTATATCATACTACAGATGGATTACACAGTTTACCATCATATTTACAATGTACGGTGATGTGATCCAGATCAGCAGATATGTCTCAACGAGGAGCTTAGCGTAAGAACAAGCTAAGCAACTGATCATAACTTGGCTTAATGGGCATTTTATGGGCCTTATCGGTTTGATCCATGAAGTTCTAGACCGAGAGAAGCTAATGGACCTGATGCAGAACGTGGAGGCCTTATgctcaataaaaaaaactagtgtATGGATTTATCCAAGAAGGATccaacaagaaaatacaagctatggtcgaataatatttcaatctgacggcaatttAGATACCGTCGACCATGCAAAAGGACACGACCAGCCGAAGAGTTACTTAAGACAAAATCGTTTAACCCTTGGTCAAGTCAAGAAGATTTATTTCTGGTCAAAATTTTGTGGCAAATGATTGCAATTTGGTAACAAAAATATGCAACGTCCGTT contains:
- the LOC130501072 gene encoding pentatricopeptide repeat-containing protein At3g60960, mitochondrial-like produces the protein MSLLGRVVKNPTVSKVSKLYVPYPVGRDPSSLPKIDPNSHNCIDNRPISLRYRVSAMIEMSNLDEAASISRLAVSEELRANRDTVFICNSVIGAMCEAKRYDEALSMFNYFFNECQTVPNTLSCNLIMKAHCDQGCVDKALELYRHLVLDGRSSPGMETYVILTKALVDAKRLDEACDLVRSMGRCYFMVYDILIRGFLDIGRFVEASQIFEELKGSPNNSKLPWRDYHKAIALFQVSFIEYWFKQGKDEEAREIWAVLDMAELLNPIVGNRVLKLLVEHGKKTEAWELFELIKGICDSETVGIMLKSFSEKTIIPFKCVGKTCYRTIIACLCEQGKMSEAETFFAVMCYDLNNIDDELMALGPDVSTFRAMINGYVKVGRLDDAMKMLDKMKILNLRKLAIHRAS